One region of Streptomyces sp. CG4 genomic DNA includes:
- a CDS encoding MoxR family ATPase, producing the protein MSEWFVYQGIGQPDPARIDALPEPPPWRKFDAPAVDYEVPALDSATHRRLGERSVPLPVQDPDALELVNAALYLRRPLLVTGEPGVGKSTLAHSVAYELDLGRVLEWPIVSRSELRDGLYTYDAIGRLQDAQLPGEVTAQDIGRYIKLGPLGTALLAADKPRVLLIDELDKSDIDLPNDLLNVLEEGRFAIPELQRIADRTPEVRVLTDDGRRVTVTDGQVHCRAFPFVIMTSNREREFPAALLRRCIPLDLKAPRDERLAALVQAHFGQGAYDANHDLVDRFTQAEADGALRPTDQLLNAIFLAQHAARETGQRRTEISELLMQPLDRGPR; encoded by the coding sequence ATGAGCGAGTGGTTCGTCTACCAGGGCATCGGGCAGCCGGATCCGGCCAGGATCGACGCGCTGCCGGAACCGCCGCCCTGGCGGAAGTTCGACGCGCCGGCCGTCGACTACGAGGTCCCGGCGCTCGACTCCGCCACCCACCGCAGACTCGGCGAGCGCAGCGTCCCGTTGCCCGTCCAGGACCCCGACGCCCTCGAACTCGTCAACGCGGCCCTGTACCTGCGGCGCCCCCTGCTCGTCACCGGAGAGCCCGGCGTCGGCAAGTCCACGCTCGCCCACTCCGTCGCCTACGAACTCGATCTCGGCCGCGTCCTGGAGTGGCCGATCGTCAGCCGCAGCGAACTGCGCGACGGCCTCTACACCTACGACGCCATCGGCCGCCTCCAGGACGCCCAGCTCCCCGGCGAGGTCACCGCCCAGGACATCGGCCGGTACATCAAGCTCGGCCCGCTCGGCACCGCGCTGCTCGCCGCCGACAAACCCCGGGTGCTGCTCATCGACGAGCTCGACAAGAGCGACATCGACCTGCCGAACGACCTGCTGAACGTCCTGGAGGAGGGCCGCTTCGCCATCCCCGAGCTGCAGCGCATCGCCGACCGCACCCCCGAGGTGCGGGTCCTCACCGACGACGGCCGCCGGGTCACGGTGACGGACGGGCAGGTGCACTGCCGGGCCTTCCCGTTCGTCATCATGACCAGCAACCGCGAGCGCGAGTTCCCCGCCGCCCTGCTGCGCCGCTGCATCCCGCTCGACCTGAAGGCCCCGCGCGACGAGCGCCTCGCCGCCCTCGTCCAGGCCCACTTCGGCCAGGGTGCCTACGACGCCAACCACGATCTCGTCGACCGGTTCACCCAGGCCGAGGCGGACGGCGCGCTGCGCCCCACCGACCAGCTCCTCAACGCCATCTTCCTCGCCCAGCACGCTGCCCGGGAGACAGGTCAGCGGCGCACGGAGATCTCGGAGCTGCTGATGCAGCCCCTCGACCGAGGACCGCGCTGA